The genomic stretch GACCAGCTTTTTTACAAGCCTCTGATACTTCTTTAACAATATCTCCTTTTCCATTCCCATAAGGACTGTACTTCACAGAATGATTGGTGTATTTACTGGGCCATAAGCAAAATCCGTCATGGTGCTTACAGGTAAGGATTGCGCCTTTCATTCCTGCCGCCTTAATCGCTTGGATCCATTGGTCTGCATCCATTTGATCAGGATTAAAAATTTCAGGTGATTCGGTTCCATATCCCCATTCTGTTCCGGTAAACGTATTTACCGTAAAATGAAAGAATGCATAAAATTCTGTTTTCTGCAGCATGACCTGCCTGTCAGACGGTACAATGCTTATAAGTCTTTCATCTAATCTCATTTTTACTCTCTTTTCTACCAGTAGACCTTCCACTGTCCTATGATCCGTACAAGTGCTTCTGTATAAAAGTAATCCCCCCACAGTGTGCACTCATCAACTCCGCTATCCTTTACCGTGTTATAAGGAGAACTTTTGGCATAGGTGGAATGAAGCAATATACCGTTGGTATTTTCCCCGGTATGGTATAAACAGTGCTTTGTCAGTGCTTTTATTAAACGTTTTGCCTGCTGCTGTAGATCCTTTGCTTCCTCCGGTTCCAGATATTTTGCCATCTCGAGCATACCGCAGGCTGCTATTGCTGCGGAAGAAGAATCTCTCGGTTCCCCACTGCCATCGGTAAAATCAAAATCCCAATAAGGAACCAGATCCTTTGGTAAATGCTCCAGAAAACACGCTGTAATCTTTCGAAAGCTTTCCAGATACATTGGATCTGGACAATATTTATAAGCGATTGCAGAACCATAGATACCCCACGCCTGGCCTCTGGCCCATATGGAACCGTCTCTATACCCTTGAGCCGTTACTCCGCGAACCGGATTTCCTGCCTCCGGGTCAAAATAATAGGTATGGTATGTAGAAGAGTCTTCACGGACTACGTAGTTCATGCTGGTTCGAATATGACGAAGTGCAGTTTCACGGTATTTTGAATCCTTGGTTTCTAGAGACGCCCAAAATAACAG from Lacrimispora sphenoides JCM 1415 encodes the following:
- a CDS encoding glycoside hydrolase family 88 protein: MQTKETLETYEAITVEEAHHALDHVVARIRNNSSKFYDSFPGASSVNQIYPATENNDWTNGFWTGQLWLAYEQTKEAAFKEAALYQVPGFRERLIKRIVVDHHDMGFLYTPSCVAAYKLTGDKLARETALMAADNLMGRFQDKGDFFQAWGTLGDPKEYRLIIDCLLNMPLLFWASLETKDSKYRETALRHIRTSMNYVVREDSSTYHTYYFDPEAGNPVRGVTAQGYRDGSIWARGQAWGIYGSAIAYKYCPDPMYLESFRKITACFLEHLPKDLVPYWDFDFTDGSGEPRDSSSAAIAACGMLEMAKYLEPEEAKDLQQQAKRLIKALTKHCLYHTGENTNGILLHSTYAKSSPYNTVKDSGVDECTLWGDYFYTEALVRIIGQWKVYW